From one Paenibacillus terrae HPL-003 genomic stretch:
- the hisB gene encoding imidazoleglycerol-phosphate dehydratase HisB: MGNENNGAGRTGSVSRKTNETDIQLSFAVDGTGQAEIETDVPFLNHMLDLFTKHGQFDLNVQARGDVDIDDHHTVEDIGICLGQTLLESLGDKKGIKRYASVFVPMDEALAQVVIDLSNRPHFEYRAEYPSQQVGSFSTELVHEFLWKFALEARLTLHVIVHYGQNTHHMIEAVFKALGRALDEATSIDPRVTGVPSTKGVL, from the coding sequence ATGGGGAATGAAAATAATGGAGCAGGACGTACAGGCAGCGTCAGCCGGAAGACGAACGAAACGGATATTCAGCTATCTTTTGCGGTAGACGGCACAGGGCAAGCCGAAATTGAGACAGATGTCCCTTTTCTGAATCATATGCTGGATTTGTTCACCAAGCACGGACAGTTTGACCTGAACGTACAGGCCAGAGGGGATGTTGACATCGACGATCACCATACTGTAGAGGACATTGGTATCTGTCTGGGGCAAACCTTGTTGGAATCGTTAGGTGATAAAAAAGGAATCAAGCGTTATGCCAGCGTTTTTGTACCGATGGATGAAGCGCTCGCGCAAGTCGTCATTGATCTAAGTAACCGACCGCATTTTGAGTATCGTGCAGAGTATCCGTCACAGCAGGTAGGGAGCTTTTCGACGGAGCTGGTGCATGAATTTCTGTGGAAATTCGCGCTGGAGGCTCGTCTGACGCTGCACGTCATCGTTCACTACGGGCAAAATACCCACCATATGATCGAGGCGGTATTCAAGGCACTGGGACGTGCGCTGGATGAAGCGACATCCATTGATCCACGGGTGACGGGAGTGCCTTCGACGAAGGGAGTGCTGTAG
- the hisA gene encoding 1-(5-phosphoribosyl)-5-[(5-phosphoribosylamino)methylideneamino]imidazole-4-carboxamide isomerase codes for MFTIYPAIDIRDGKCVRLVQGDYSQETIYNENPVEVAREWERLGGSYIHLVDLDGAKAGQPVNDELIGRIASTVQVPVQVGGGLRTREHVERLLSLGVSRVILGTAAIEDRAFTEAVLATYGDRIAIGLDARNGYVATRGWLETSEVRADELAAELASKGAETFIFTDISRDGMMQGPNVEAIVALAKSSGRTVIASGGVSKMDDLITLSAYAQKGVGGAIVGKALYTGSIDLQVAVQAVAKA; via the coding sequence TTGTTCACGATATATCCGGCGATTGATATTCGCGATGGCAAATGTGTACGTTTGGTGCAGGGGGATTACAGCCAGGAGACGATATACAATGAAAATCCGGTGGAGGTGGCCCGGGAATGGGAGCGCTTGGGCGGCTCCTACATTCATTTGGTCGATCTGGACGGTGCTAAAGCGGGTCAACCTGTGAACGATGAGCTGATCGGACGCATCGCATCTACGGTGCAAGTACCCGTACAGGTGGGCGGCGGTTTGCGCACGCGCGAGCATGTAGAGCGCCTGTTGTCACTGGGCGTGAGCCGCGTGATTTTGGGTACGGCGGCGATTGAGGACCGTGCTTTTACGGAAGCGGTGTTGGCTACGTATGGTGATCGGATCGCCATCGGTCTGGATGCGCGAAATGGCTATGTAGCGACGCGAGGGTGGCTCGAAACCTCAGAGGTTCGTGCAGATGAACTGGCGGCTGAGCTGGCCTCCAAGGGCGCAGAAACGTTTATTTTTACGGATATTTCCCGCGATGGAATGATGCAGGGTCCGAATGTGGAGGCGATCGTGGCGCTTGCGAAAAGCAGTGGACGCACCGTGATTGCATCCGGCGGTGTCAGCAAGATGGACGATCTGATTACGTTAAGTGCCTATGCGCAAAAAGGTGTAGGCGGCGCTATTGTGGGTAAGGCGTTGTATACAGGCAGCATTGATTTACAGGTCGCCGTACAAGCCGTAGCAAAGGCATAG
- a CDS encoding tetratricopeptide repeat protein, with protein sequence MKGKHLRASGPSPKIIVLRFDASFFFEKAVRSLDRNHYDKALKYFRKAVEYEPDNSVNHCNMAGILSEMGDYAGSNEILSSVLSDVDPSMTECYFYMANNYANMEQFEEAEKALVTYLEEDEEGQFLDEAEEMMELLYYELDRPTKLNRIKARQGVVEHDQARVLLEEGKFAQAAQLLKQISEEQPDMFAARNNLALAYYYMGLFQNAKTTILRVLEDEPGNLHALCNLAIFYQHEGGGPELDRLIQTLTVTIPFQEEQVFKLATTMGILGRHEEAYRHFRRLLQGDGENNDDPSLYHYTAVAASNTGRYTEARRLWGHLQKQDDSSEVPRFFLSRLEELQQEGTPLQVLSYHYHLPFEEQFRMWEKFGADQVPDSMKRDPLIRSSFFWALRHGDRATQLQVIQALSLIGDDEVRQALESFVEDPDQEGELKRRALQVLQELTEPPVKDIQETNQETERLLRPESEKAHHVSEDEVSAHSTVHPEWQAVLDKVLAVMSKPSDPVMQRDLRSLWLEYLDRLAPEVPIVQHTEGWAAALEYLTAKMNHHSVTYQEVADRYGISVSTVSRYARQIDSVCGIKQKMKQPLSTFKKQV encoded by the coding sequence ATGAAAGGGAAACATCTGCGAGCTTCGGGACCTAGCCCTAAAATTATTGTTTTGCGTTTCGACGCATCTTTCTTTTTTGAGAAAGCTGTGCGCTCGCTTGATCGCAATCATTATGACAAGGCATTGAAATATTTTCGCAAAGCCGTTGAATATGAACCGGATAATTCGGTGAATCATTGCAATATGGCGGGTATATTATCAGAGATGGGGGATTATGCAGGTTCAAATGAGATCCTGTCCTCTGTTCTAAGCGATGTAGATCCGTCGATGACAGAGTGTTACTTCTATATGGCGAATAATTACGCCAATATGGAGCAGTTTGAAGAAGCGGAGAAAGCCTTGGTCACGTATTTGGAGGAGGACGAAGAAGGACAGTTTCTCGATGAAGCCGAGGAAATGATGGAGCTGCTTTATTATGAGCTGGACCGTCCAACCAAGCTGAACCGCATTAAGGCCCGGCAGGGAGTGGTCGAGCATGATCAGGCCCGTGTCTTGCTGGAGGAAGGGAAGTTTGCTCAGGCGGCCCAATTGCTTAAGCAAATTTCAGAGGAACAGCCGGACATGTTCGCTGCGCGGAACAATCTGGCGCTGGCGTATTACTACATGGGACTATTTCAAAATGCGAAGACTACCATTCTTCGAGTGCTGGAGGATGAACCGGGTAATTTGCATGCGCTGTGCAACCTGGCGATCTTTTATCAGCATGAGGGCGGCGGCCCGGAATTGGATCGTCTGATTCAAACGTTGACGGTTACCATACCATTTCAGGAGGAGCAGGTATTCAAGCTGGCTACTACGATGGGGATTCTCGGACGTCATGAGGAGGCCTACAGACATTTTCGCAGGTTGCTCCAAGGTGACGGGGAGAATAATGACGACCCCTCCCTGTACCATTATACGGCGGTGGCTGCCAGCAATACGGGAAGATATACGGAAGCCCGGCGGTTGTGGGGTCATCTGCAAAAGCAGGATGATTCCTCGGAAGTTCCGCGGTTCTTCCTGTCCCGGCTGGAGGAACTCCAGCAGGAGGGTACACCGCTGCAAGTGCTCAGCTACCATTACCATCTCCCCTTTGAAGAACAATTCCGCATGTGGGAGAAGTTCGGAGCTGACCAGGTGCCTGACAGTATGAAGCGGGACCCGCTAATCCGGTCTTCCTTCTTCTGGGCGTTACGCCACGGCGATCGAGCGACCCAGCTTCAAGTCATTCAGGCGCTAAGCCTGATCGGTGACGATGAGGTGCGGCAGGCATTGGAATCCTTCGTAGAAGACCCGGATCAGGAAGGCGAGTTGAAACGGCGCGCCTTGCAGGTACTGCAAGAGTTGACGGAGCCGCCAGTTAAGGACATACAGGAGACAAATCAGGAAACGGAGCGACTTCTGCGACCAGAGTCAGAGAAGGCTCACCACGTATCCGAAGATGAGGTGTCTGCCCATTCAACTGTCCATCCGGAATGGCAGGCAGTGTTGGATAAGGTACTTGCCGTTATGAGCAAGCCGTCCGATCCAGTCATGCAGCGCGACTTGAGGTCGCTTTGGCTGGAATATCTGGATCGGCTTGCCCCGGAAGTGCCGATTGTTCAGCATACTGAGGGATGGGCAGCGGCGCTGGAATACTTGACAGCCAAAATGAATCATCATTCGGTGACCTATCAGGAGGTAGCTGACCGTTATGGTATTTCCGTATCGACCGTAAGCCGCTATGCACGCCAGATTGACAGCGTGTGCGGTATCAAGCAGAAGATGAAACAGCCGCTCTCCACGTTTAAAAAGCAGGTCTGA
- the hisIE gene encoding bifunctional phosphoribosyl-AMP cyclohydrolase/phosphoribosyl-ATP diphosphatase HisIE, producing the protein MSNELNQQLSLEQVLDNIRWNEAGLVSAIVQDDATLQVLTLAYMNRESLKLSLESGETWFWSRSRQELWHKGATSGNTQKITSIQLDCDGDALLVRVIPNGPVCHTGATSCFFRDISAPGTVIAPATGNAGGQALVATQPGTTHAATNRFEVLAQLEAIIREREVTRPEGAYTTYLFDKGVDKILKKVGEEASETIIAAKNKDNEELRLEVSDLIYHLLVLLQERKLPLDDVLAELNRRHERPRRD; encoded by the coding sequence ATGAGCAACGAATTGAACCAGCAGCTATCTCTGGAACAGGTATTGGATAATATCCGCTGGAATGAAGCAGGGCTTGTCTCGGCGATTGTGCAGGATGATGCTACGCTACAAGTATTGACGCTGGCCTATATGAATCGAGAATCGCTGAAGCTTTCTCTGGAATCGGGAGAGACTTGGTTTTGGTCTCGTTCCAGACAGGAGCTGTGGCACAAGGGGGCAACCTCGGGGAATACGCAAAAAATCACCTCCATCCAGTTGGATTGTGACGGTGACGCTCTGCTTGTACGTGTAATTCCGAATGGTCCTGTTTGTCATACCGGAGCGACGAGCTGCTTTTTCCGTGATATTTCCGCGCCAGGAACAGTTATAGCTCCTGCTACGGGAAATGCCGGGGGCCAGGCGTTGGTGGCGACTCAACCAGGCACGACTCATGCTGCAACAAACCGCTTTGAGGTGCTTGCCCAGTTGGAAGCAATCATTAGGGAGCGGGAAGTGACACGTCCTGAAGGGGCCTATACGACCTACCTTTTTGACAAAGGCGTGGATAAGATTCTGAAAAAGGTTGGCGAAGAAGCATCCGAGACGATCATTGCTGCCAAGAATAAAGATAATGAGGAGCTGCGTCTGGAGGTCAGCGATCTGATCTATCACTTGCTGGTACTGTTACAGGAGCGCAAACTACCGTTGGATGATGTACTGGCTGAGCTGAACCGCCGCCATGAGCGTCCCCGTCGTGATTAA
- a CDS encoding gluconeogenesis factor YvcK family protein, which translates to MNETGSQRERPRIVVMGGGTGLSVMLRGLKQKPLDITAIVTVADDGGSSGILRSELQMPPPGDIRNVLTALADVEPVMSDMLKYRFGAGSGLAGHSLGNLILAAMTDISGDFVTAVRELSRVFAVRGRVLPAAEEGVVLSAEMEDGTVVTGESKIPEAGGRIKRVFLEPTHVEPLPEAVEAINEADAILIGPGSLYTSILPNLLVPKLAEAVVKSDAIKIFVCNVMTQPGETDGYTVGDHLQAIYEHIGHHLFDYVIVNNGEIPPQVQEMYAEQGAKPVQIDMGELTDRGYKVVADTLVLFRTYLRHDADKLSQHIYQLVQNWILRRR; encoded by the coding sequence ATGAACGAGACCGGATCACAACGGGAGCGCCCTCGTATTGTTGTTATGGGTGGCGGAACCGGCTTGTCCGTCATGCTGCGGGGGTTGAAACAAAAGCCACTGGATATTACGGCTATTGTTACAGTCGCTGACGATGGCGGAAGCTCCGGGATATTGCGCAGTGAGCTGCAAATGCCCCCTCCGGGGGATATTCGAAATGTACTGACTGCACTGGCTGATGTAGAGCCGGTGATGTCCGATATGCTGAAATATCGTTTCGGCGCAGGATCAGGCTTGGCAGGCCATAGTTTGGGCAACCTGATTTTGGCGGCGATGACCGATATATCGGGAGATTTTGTGACGGCGGTGCGTGAGCTTAGCCGTGTATTTGCTGTACGGGGGCGTGTGCTGCCGGCGGCTGAAGAAGGCGTTGTGCTGAGTGCCGAAATGGAGGATGGCACGGTGGTTACTGGTGAATCCAAAATCCCGGAAGCGGGCGGCAGAATCAAACGTGTTTTTCTTGAACCGACTCACGTGGAGCCGTTGCCTGAGGCTGTGGAGGCCATTAATGAGGCCGATGCAATCCTGATTGGTCCTGGCAGTCTGTACACCAGCATTTTGCCTAATCTGCTCGTACCGAAGCTTGCAGAGGCTGTGGTGAAATCAGACGCTATCAAAATATTCGTCTGCAACGTTATGACTCAGCCGGGCGAAACGGATGGATATACTGTGGGAGATCACTTGCAGGCTATTTATGAGCATATAGGGCATCATTTGTTTGATTATGTAATCGTCAATAATGGAGAAATTCCGCCCCAAGTACAGGAAATGTATGCCGAGCAGGGAGCCAAGCCAGTTCAAATAGACATGGGAGAACTGACTGACCGAGGATACAAAGTGGTGGCAGATACGCTTGTTCTGTTCCGCACCTATTTACGGCACGATGCCGACAAACTGAGCCAGCACATTTACCAACTGGTACAAAACTGGATATTAAGAAGGAGGTGA
- the rapZ gene encoding RNase adapter RapZ produces MTDNLKNAAPWATLIIITGMSGAGKTIAVQSLEDLGFFCVDNLPPVLIPKFAELIEQSNGKIGKVALVIDLRGREFFTALSESLNYIKDHFTIHCEILFLNANDGVLVQRYKESRRRHPLAPDGMPLDGIRLERKMLEELKNSATQVIDTSVMKPATLKARIISRFSHLESSMLSVNITSFGFKYGIPIDADLIFDVRFLPNPHYVDQLRPHTGQDSDVYDYVMKWPETQAFLTKLLDMLHFLIPQYRKEGKSQVIIGIGCTGGKHRSVAISEYLGKMLGASETESVSVSHRDAERDRH; encoded by the coding sequence ATGACAGACAACCTAAAAAACGCTGCGCCGTGGGCAACACTCATTATTATTACGGGAATGTCAGGCGCAGGGAAGACCATTGCAGTGCAAAGCCTGGAAGATCTGGGCTTCTTCTGCGTTGATAATTTACCGCCTGTGCTGATTCCCAAGTTTGCTGAATTAATCGAGCAGTCCAACGGTAAGATAGGCAAAGTGGCGCTGGTGATTGACTTGCGTGGACGAGAATTTTTTACGGCTTTGTCGGAATCATTAAACTATATTAAGGATCATTTTACAATTCATTGTGAAATTTTATTCCTGAATGCCAATGACGGTGTTCTCGTACAGCGATACAAGGAAAGCCGTCGCCGCCACCCGCTTGCTCCGGATGGTATGCCTCTGGACGGAATACGACTGGAGCGCAAAATGCTGGAGGAACTGAAAAACTCAGCAACACAGGTCATTGATACAAGTGTGATGAAGCCTGCAACCTTAAAGGCGCGAATTATTTCCCGATTTTCTCATCTGGAGAGCAGCATGCTTTCCGTAAACATTACCTCGTTCGGCTTCAAATATGGTATTCCCATTGATGCCGATCTTATATTCGACGTGCGTTTCCTGCCCAATCCTCACTATGTGGACCAATTGCGGCCACATACCGGACAGGATAGTGATGTGTATGATTATGTTATGAAATGGCCTGAGACTCAGGCATTTCTGACCAAGCTGCTGGATATGTTACATTTTTTGATTCCGCAATACCGCAAGGAAGGCAAGAGCCAGGTCATTATCGGTATCGGCTGTACCGGCGGTAAGCATCGTTCTGTCGCGATATCTGAATATTTAGGAAAAATGCTGGGTGCCAGTGAAACAGAATCAGTTTCTGTTTCACATCGGGATGCTGAACGCGACCGGCATTAA
- the hisH gene encoding imidazole glycerol phosphate synthase subunit HisH, giving the protein MSIAIVDYGRGNLHSVSKAVERLGYEAVVTGDAKVIRSASGVILPGVGAFGDAMEHLRSSGLDRVIQEVASAGQPLLGVCLGMQLLFTRGEEYGSHEGLDILPGKVVRFAPDLGVKVPHMGWNRLHMTQPEHPLLQGLEEGHVYFVHSYHAKPEVESDLLAVTDYGGPVTAIVGRGHVYGMQFHPEKSGDMGMRLLRQFLELAEAEKRA; this is encoded by the coding sequence ATGTCCATTGCCATTGTGGATTACGGCAGAGGCAATCTGCATAGTGTGAGCAAGGCGGTTGAACGTCTCGGCTATGAGGCTGTAGTAACAGGAGATGCAAAAGTGATTCGTTCCGCCAGCGGTGTGATTTTGCCAGGTGTAGGGGCGTTCGGAGACGCTATGGAGCATTTGCGTTCCAGCGGCTTGGACCGAGTCATTCAGGAGGTTGCGAGCGCCGGACAGCCGTTGCTTGGCGTTTGCTTGGGGATGCAGTTGTTGTTCACTCGTGGCGAAGAATATGGCAGTCATGAGGGGCTGGATATTTTGCCGGGAAAAGTCGTGCGCTTTGCTCCTGATCTGGGCGTGAAGGTGCCGCATATGGGCTGGAATCGTCTGCACATGACGCAGCCGGAACATCCATTGTTGCAAGGCTTGGAGGAAGGGCATGTGTATTTTGTGCATTCTTATCATGCCAAGCCGGAGGTAGAAAGCGATTTGCTGGCGGTGACCGATTACGGCGGGCCGGTAACAGCTATCGTAGGCAGAGGCCATGTATACGGTATGCAGTTCCATCCAGAGAAGAGTGGGGACATGGGAATGCGACTGCTTCGTCAGTTTTTGGAACTGGCGGAGGCGGAAAAGCGAGCGTAA
- a CDS encoding ROK family glucokinase → MSESIYVGVDLGGTAIKVGICNEDGQLLHTYEGPTETTKGVDVVISNIEKYVRHIVEQSPYEWDQLKGVGAGVAGFTNVREGIIVLAPNIGFRDVPIRALLEERIGKPVKIDNDANVAALGEAWAGAGKGIENCVCYTLGTGVGGGIIINGKIYQGFSGMAGEIGHMSVVPDLEAIQCGCGQMGCLETVSSATGIIRMANDAVERGDRTSLALEDQIAAKEVFDAAKAGDEVALRIVKRAAFYLGKSMAAVATVLNPELFIVGGGVSKAGDFLFEEMRLVYAQLAPEPLQQGVSIVPAVLGNDAGIVGAAGLLLRS, encoded by the coding sequence ATGTCAGAAAGTATCTATGTGGGTGTCGATTTGGGCGGTACAGCAATCAAGGTAGGCATTTGTAATGAAGACGGGCAGCTTTTGCACACATACGAAGGACCAACGGAAACAACTAAGGGCGTAGACGTTGTGATCAGCAATATCGAAAAATATGTGCGGCACATTGTTGAGCAATCTCCCTATGAATGGGATCAACTGAAGGGTGTCGGAGCGGGCGTTGCTGGTTTTACGAATGTTCGCGAAGGTATTATAGTCCTCGCCCCCAATATTGGCTTTCGTGACGTACCGATTCGTGCGCTGTTGGAGGAACGGATTGGCAAGCCTGTGAAAATAGACAACGATGCTAACGTCGCTGCACTTGGCGAAGCTTGGGCCGGGGCGGGCAAAGGCATAGAAAACTGCGTATGCTATACCCTGGGTACGGGTGTTGGTGGTGGTATTATTATTAATGGTAAAATATATCAAGGTTTTTCAGGCATGGCTGGAGAAATTGGTCATATGAGCGTCGTACCGGATCTGGAAGCCATTCAGTGTGGATGTGGCCAAATGGGTTGTCTGGAAACCGTATCTTCCGCAACGGGCATTATCCGCATGGCAAATGACGCTGTGGAACGTGGAGATCGGACTTCCCTGGCGCTGGAAGATCAAATCGCTGCCAAGGAAGTATTTGATGCAGCCAAGGCCGGGGATGAGGTCGCGCTGCGTATCGTGAAGCGGGCTGCCTTTTATTTAGGGAAATCTATGGCAGCGGTTGCCACCGTGCTAAACCCGGAGCTGTTTATTGTAGGCGGTGGTGTTTCCAAAGCGGGTGATTTCTTGTTCGAAGAGATGCGTCTGGTATATGCCCAACTGGCACCTGAGCCGCTCCAGCAAGGGGTATCTATTGTTCCGGCAGTGCTTGGCAATGACGCAGGTATCGTAGGGGCAGCCGGTTTGCTACTGCGCTCCTGA
- the hisJ gene encoding histidinol-phosphatase HisJ, translated as MKIDYHTHHARCGHAIGNLEEYVQQGIRLGLDQLGLSDHMPLLHVNPADYYPEMAMPMEELPRYVEECLELKEHYKGQIDIRVGLEGDYIEGWEREIEDIITAYPWDYVIGSVHFLGEWDVTDFRQVHHWEGKNVLEVYRTYYDAVSKAAATGLYDILGHLDVIKRFGHYPKPEEAEELRELERSTLSAVARSGRAIELNASGLSKPCAEMFPSRRMLEEALALGIPLTVGSDAHDPAKLSEHLEKARALLHEVGYRELAVFLQRERSSVPLTL; from the coding sequence ATGAAAATTGACTATCATACGCATCATGCCCGCTGCGGTCATGCGATAGGAAATCTGGAAGAGTATGTGCAGCAGGGTATTCGGCTGGGGCTGGATCAGCTCGGCCTGTCCGATCACATGCCGTTACTGCATGTAAATCCGGCCGACTATTACCCGGAGATGGCGATGCCAATGGAAGAGCTGCCCCGGTATGTGGAAGAATGTCTCGAATTAAAAGAACACTATAAGGGACAGATTGACATTCGTGTCGGCTTGGAAGGCGACTACATCGAGGGTTGGGAACGGGAAATCGAAGACATCATCACCGCATATCCGTGGGATTATGTGATTGGTTCTGTACATTTTCTCGGGGAGTGGGATGTCACGGATTTCCGTCAGGTACACCATTGGGAAGGCAAAAATGTGCTGGAGGTGTACCGGACTTATTATGATGCGGTTTCCAAAGCGGCAGCTACCGGTTTGTACGACATCTTGGGGCATCTGGATGTCATTAAGCGTTTCGGCCACTATCCGAAGCCAGAAGAAGCGGAGGAGCTGCGTGAGCTGGAGCGCTCTACACTCTCGGCCGTTGCCCGCAGCGGGCGGGCAATCGAGCTGAATGCATCGGGGCTATCCAAGCCCTGTGCAGAGATGTTCCCGAGCCGCCGCATGCTGGAGGAGGCGTTGGCGCTAGGTATCCCGCTCACCGTAGGCTCGGATGCCCATGATCCGGCGAAGCTGTCCGAGCATCTGGAGAAGGCGCGCGCGCTTCTGCATGAGGTCGGATATCGTGAGCTTGCCGTATTCCTGCAGCGTGAGCGCTCGTCGGTGCCGTTGACACTTTGA
- the trxB gene encoding thioredoxin-disulfide reductase: MYKSIIIGTGPAGYTAAIYLARANMNPLIIEGMQPGGQLTTTTEIENFPGFEQGILGPELMDNMRKQAERFGAEFTSGWVEEVDFSKRPFKVKVEGKGIIEAESVIIATGASARYLGIPGEQDNVGRGVSTCATCDGFFFRGKKIIVVGGGDSAMEEASFLTRFASSVTLVHRRDELRASKIMQDRARENEKVHWSLNRTPVEVVTGETGLKGLKVHNNETNQDELIEADGVFVAIGHTPNTGFLNGQISTDDHGYIQVKPGTTETNIPGVFACGDVQDNRYRQAITAAGTGCMAAMDCEKYLEGSSVHDWSETLDQ; this comes from the coding sequence ATGTATAAATCCATAATTATTGGTACAGGTCCTGCAGGCTACACAGCAGCTATTTATTTGGCGCGCGCGAACATGAATCCACTGATCATTGAGGGAATGCAGCCCGGCGGGCAGCTTACCACAACGACTGAAATTGAAAATTTTCCGGGTTTTGAGCAAGGCATCCTCGGACCTGAGTTGATGGATAACATGCGCAAGCAGGCCGAACGCTTTGGCGCTGAATTTACTTCCGGCTGGGTAGAGGAAGTGGATTTCAGCAAGCGCCCTTTTAAAGTGAAGGTAGAGGGAAAAGGCATCATTGAGGCGGAGTCGGTAATTATTGCTACAGGAGCGTCCGCCAGATATCTTGGTATTCCGGGTGAGCAGGACAATGTGGGACGCGGAGTCAGTACTTGCGCGACCTGCGACGGCTTCTTTTTCCGTGGGAAAAAAATCATTGTAGTGGGTGGCGGCGATTCAGCCATGGAGGAGGCGAGCTTCCTGACCCGGTTTGCTTCCAGCGTAACCTTGGTTCACCGTCGCGATGAGCTGCGGGCGTCTAAAATTATGCAGGATCGCGCACGGGAAAATGAAAAAGTACATTGGTCGTTAAACCGGACTCCTGTGGAGGTCGTAACGGGAGAGACGGGATTAAAGGGCTTGAAGGTACACAATAATGAGACGAATCAGGATGAGCTGATCGAGGCAGATGGTGTGTTCGTGGCAATCGGACATACGCCTAATACGGGCTTCCTGAATGGTCAAATCAGCACAGACGATCATGGCTATATTCAAGTGAAACCAGGAACGACAGAAACGAACATTCCCGGGGTATTTGCCTGCGGGGACGTGCAGGATAACCGTTATCGTCAAGCCATTACGGCTGCGGGAACGGGCTGCATGGCGGCTATGGATTGCGAGAAATATCTCGAAGGCAGCTCTGTTCATGACTGGAGCGAAACACTGGATCAATAA
- the hisF gene encoding imidazole glycerol phosphate synthase subunit HisF yields the protein MLAKRIIPCLDVKDGRVVKGVNFVNLRDAGDPVELAALYDQEGADEIIFLDISASVEGRATMEEVVRQTAGEIAIPFTVGGGISHVDDMKRILRAGADKIGINTAAVRNPQLIAEGARSFGSQCIVVAIDAKYNEAWGEWEVYTHGGRTPSGIRALAWAKEAERLGAGEILLTSMNADGTKDGFDLPLTSAVSDTVGIPVIASGGAGKQEHFYDVFTVGKADAGLAATIFHYKEIGIPELKRDLKRRGVEIR from the coding sequence ATGCTGGCTAAACGTATTATTCCCTGCTTGGACGTAAAGGATGGCAGGGTGGTTAAGGGCGTCAATTTTGTGAACTTACGCGATGCAGGCGATCCGGTAGAGCTGGCGGCGCTTTATGACCAGGAAGGCGCAGACGAAATCATATTTCTGGATATTTCTGCTTCGGTTGAAGGTCGCGCCACCATGGAAGAGGTGGTTCGTCAGACAGCGGGGGAAATTGCAATTCCCTTCACCGTGGGCGGCGGGATATCGCATGTCGATGATATGAAGCGCATCCTGCGTGCAGGGGCTGATAAAATCGGCATTAATACGGCGGCCGTTCGTAACCCTCAGCTGATTGCGGAGGGTGCGCGCAGCTTTGGCTCACAATGCATCGTAGTCGCGATTGATGCCAAGTACAATGAGGCTTGGGGCGAATGGGAAGTGTATACGCACGGAGGCCGCACGCCATCCGGCATTCGGGCCTTGGCCTGGGCCAAGGAGGCTGAACGGCTAGGGGCAGGCGAAATTTTGTTGACCAGCATGAATGCGGACGGAACCAAGGATGGTTTTGACCTGCCATTGACCTCTGCGGTGTCGGATACCGTGGGTATTCCAGTCATTGCTTCCGGTGGAGCTGGCAAGCAGGAGCATTTTTATGACGTGTTTACGGTGGGTAAAGCAGATGCCGGATTAGCGGCAACGATTTTTCACTATAAAGAAATAGGAATCCCCGAGCTAAAACGGGATTTGAAGCGTAGAGGAGTGGAGATACGATGA